The following coding sequences lie in one Treponema sp. OMZ 790 genomic window:
- a CDS encoding DUF58 domain-containing protein, with protein MKTGFIAERAKQLKISSLSISEGLRSGGFSSAFRGQGIEFDSVREYETGDDVRSIDWNLTARSGKTFVKMYREERDLSIFICADFSLSMEPGLDKISPKEKAVETAALLAFAGSHIFSPVGALFFDGEKGPLFVPRTGEDHILAILKSMEDFAFSKNRKPLNGTRIAASMTAASKILRSRSLVIIISDFKVEGYEKQLGLLAAKHDVVCIKIHGSIDSSLPAAGSIRFKDPETNFRMLLPTGSKIFQMEYKKNFAEDISRWENTCKHSLANPVLLDINEDTVKVLGNFFLSKQSNRNIFKNNPGKLRADVWKVF; from the coding sequence ATGAAAACGGGTTTTATTGCGGAAAGAGCAAAGCAGCTAAAAATTTCATCTCTTTCGATTTCTGAAGGCTTACGGTCAGGCGGATTCAGTTCGGCTTTTCGCGGTCAGGGTATCGAATTCGATTCTGTGCGGGAATACGAAACAGGGGATGACGTACGCTCCATAGATTGGAACCTTACGGCCCGAAGCGGTAAAACCTTCGTTAAAATGTATCGTGAAGAAAGAGATTTAAGCATTTTTATCTGTGCGGACTTTTCACTTTCCATGGAACCGGGGCTCGATAAAATCAGTCCTAAGGAAAAGGCCGTCGAGACTGCTGCTCTTTTAGCCTTTGCGGGAAGCCATATTTTTTCTCCTGTAGGAGCCCTTTTCTTTGATGGAGAAAAAGGTCCATTATTTGTTCCCCGGACGGGAGAAGACCATATTTTGGCCATATTAAAATCTATGGAAGATTTTGCTTTTTCTAAAAATCGAAAACCTTTAAACGGAACCCGTATTGCAGCTTCAATGACGGCTGCTTCCAAGATTTTGCGTTCACGCTCTTTGGTAATTATTATTTCAGACTTTAAAGTCGAAGGTTACGAAAAACAGCTCGGCCTTTTGGCCGCAAAGCATGATGTTGTCTGCATTAAAATACACGGTTCAATAGATTCTTCTTTACCGGCGGCAGGCTCCATAAGGTTTAAAGACCCTGAAACTAATTTTAGGATGCTTTTGCCTACAGGTTCTAAAATTTTTCAGATGGAGTACAAAAAGAATTTTGCTGAAGACATATCGAGATGGGAAAATACCTGTAAACATTCTCTTGCAAATCCCGTCTTACTCGACATAAATGAAGATACCGTAAAAGTATTAGGCAACTTTTTTTTGTCTAAGCAAAGTAACCGGAATATTTTTAAAAATAATCCGGGTAAATTGAGGGCGGATGTATGGAAGGTATTTTGA
- a CDS encoding VWA domain-containing protein, protein MISFNHPFLLLLILIFPFFFVLKKSGLMSNPELNLNLVNWKGLFPKRNKLMEFGNFLCYLLWYSGIIFLIIALSEPVIFKNKQVYTDSGSSIMFLLDISPSMAAKDMNGETRIASAKKIIRKFVAKYPGDSFGLTALSSSAALIVPPTIDHQVFLSRLNSLDIGELGDGTAIGMGLAVSSAYMTRTKLNSSYIVLLTDGENNTGEINPKTAAESLVNKNIGFYVIGIGSSGYTTLEYTDKKSGKTYSGSIFSKFDEFELKKIAQYGNGKYASASSPEVLEDIFSTISKQVPAAQSNFTQIIEENLYVYFLVASIFSFVIVWFLRRIFMRVYL, encoded by the coding sequence ATGATTAGCTTTAACCATCCTTTTTTGCTTTTGCTGATTTTGATTTTTCCTTTCTTCTTTGTATTAAAAAAAAGCGGCTTGATGTCGAATCCCGAATTAAATTTAAATTTGGTTAATTGGAAAGGCTTGTTTCCTAAAAGAAATAAGCTCATGGAATTCGGCAATTTTTTATGTTATTTGCTTTGGTATTCGGGAATTATTTTTTTAATAATAGCTTTATCTGAGCCGGTAATTTTTAAAAATAAACAGGTTTATACCGACTCCGGAAGTTCGATTATGTTCCTATTGGATATAAGTCCTTCTATGGCTGCAAAGGATATGAACGGCGAAACCAGAATTGCAAGTGCAAAAAAAATTATAAGAAAATTTGTTGCAAAATATCCGGGAGACTCTTTCGGCTTGACGGCACTTTCCAGTTCTGCCGCCCTTATTGTGCCTCCCACGATTGATCATCAGGTATTTTTATCCCGCCTAAATTCTTTGGATATAGGAGAGTTGGGCGACGGAACTGCAATCGGCATGGGGCTTGCGGTTTCTTCGGCTTATATGACAAGAACAAAGTTAAACTCTTCGTATATTGTTTTACTTACCGACGGAGAAAATAACACCGGTGAGATTAATCCTAAAACCGCAGCGGAATCTTTGGTAAATAAAAATATCGGGTTCTATGTTATCGGAATAGGAAGTTCAGGATACACCACTTTGGAGTATACCGATAAAAAAAGCGGAAAAACTTACTCAGGTTCTATTTTTTCTAAATTCGATGAATTCGAATTAAAAAAAATTGCCCAATACGGGAACGGTAAATATGCTTCTGCCTCTTCTCCTGAAGTCCTTGAGGATATATTTAGTACCATATCAAAACAAGTTCCTGCAGCTCAATCAAATTTTACACAAATTATCGAAGAGAATTTATATGTCTATTTTTTGGTGGCCTCGATATTTTCTTTTGTAATTGTATGGTTTTTACGCCGTATTTTTATGAGGGTATACCTATGA
- a CDS encoding VWA domain-containing protein: MISFENSYYLFFIFLLVPVQFVFYMNLKKIKKAYLGLENSKKMIKKAKLRSFFFSGAWIFLILGLACPLWGSKPVSVRRRGVSVMFVSDISKSMSIQDIQPSRIAVQRQFLKILLEKMHKTSPELAVGLVITKGDGVLSVPLSFEKNALSSAIDALSPLILSSSGTNLESGVLRALDSFGENRGNSKIIVLCTDGGETAGSLLHAAEKIKKTDAVLIIVGFGTVEGGKIRVLDEKGVSQLRDTRLEEAFLKKAANIAGGESMYVSALSSGSMENILKIIDAGTEGVEKMVYIQEPVKRNFEMLLISFIFLCLGGVSFYGKNK; encoded by the coding sequence ATGATAAGTTTTGAAAATTCGTATTACCTGTTTTTTATTTTTCTTTTGGTCCCCGTTCAGTTTGTTTTTTATATGAACTTGAAAAAGATAAAAAAAGCTTATTTGGGTTTGGAAAATTCCAAAAAAATGATTAAAAAAGCAAAACTGCGTTCTTTCTTTTTTTCCGGTGCATGGATTTTTTTGATCTTAGGTTTGGCTTGCCCGCTTTGGGGTTCTAAACCTGTTTCTGTCAGGAGGCGGGGGGTATCCGTGATGTTCGTTTCGGATATTTCGAAAAGTATGAGCATTCAAGATATTCAGCCAAGCCGAATTGCAGTGCAGCGGCAATTTTTAAAAATATTACTCGAAAAAATGCATAAAACATCTCCTGAGCTTGCAGTAGGACTTGTGATCACAAAAGGAGACGGTGTTTTATCTGTTCCTTTAAGCTTTGAAAAAAATGCTCTTTCTTCTGCTATTGATGCCCTCTCTCCGCTGATTCTTTCTTCGTCAGGCACCAATCTTGAATCCGGAGTTTTACGCGCTTTGGACTCTTTTGGAGAAAACAGGGGAAACTCAAAAATAATAGTTTTATGCACTGACGGAGGAGAAACCGCCGGCTCACTTTTGCATGCTGCAGAAAAAATAAAAAAAACAGATGCCGTGCTGATCATTGTGGGTTTTGGAACGGTTGAAGGCGGTAAAATAAGGGTTCTTGATGAAAAAGGAGTTTCGCAATTAAGAGATACAAGATTGGAAGAAGCTTTTTTGAAGAAGGCCGCAAATATAGCGGGCGGAGAAAGTATGTACGTTTCAGCCTTGAGTTCAGGCTCAATGGAAAACATTTTGAAAATAATCGATGCGGGCACTGAAGGTGTCGAAAAAATGGTTTATATACAGGAACCTGTAAAAAGAAATTTTGAAATGCTTTTGATTTCTTTTATATTTTTATGTTTGGGCGGAGTATCGTTTTATGGTAAAAATAAGTAG